One Arthrobacter sp. StoSoilB19 DNA window includes the following coding sequences:
- the rsmI gene encoding 16S rRNA (cytidine(1402)-2'-O)-methyltransferase: protein MDPNPSPLSEPGPATAGRIVLAATPIGNTGDASARLVELLGTADIVAAEDTRRLHRLVQSLGVDVAGRVISYHEHNEATRTAELLDHVRSGSTLLMVTDAGMPSVSDPGFRLVEGAIAAGLPVTAVPGPSAVLTALALSGLPTDRFCFEGFLPRKAGERASRLADLAGERRTMVFFEAPHRLEAMLRALRERFGPDRPIAVCRELTKTYEEVIRGTVGELLQWAEDTEVRGEIAVVLGGAPEQAAGTPEDHVAAVNELVSQGIRLKEAVAAVAEDVRVSKRELYSAVLAAR from the coding sequence GTGGACCCGAACCCCAGCCCCCTTTCCGAACCCGGCCCTGCGACCGCGGGACGGATCGTCCTTGCCGCCACTCCCATCGGGAACACCGGAGACGCCTCGGCCCGCCTCGTGGAACTGCTGGGCACTGCAGACATTGTGGCCGCTGAGGACACGCGGCGCCTCCACCGTCTGGTCCAAAGCCTGGGCGTTGACGTGGCGGGCCGCGTCATCAGCTACCACGAGCACAATGAGGCCACCAGGACCGCTGAGCTCCTTGACCACGTGCGCTCCGGCAGCACGCTCCTGATGGTCACTGACGCCGGGATGCCGTCGGTATCCGACCCCGGCTTCCGGCTGGTGGAAGGCGCCATTGCGGCGGGACTTCCCGTCACCGCGGTTCCCGGACCGTCCGCGGTCCTCACGGCCCTTGCGTTGTCGGGCCTGCCCACGGACCGGTTCTGTTTTGAGGGATTCCTTCCCCGCAAGGCCGGCGAACGGGCCTCCCGCCTGGCGGACCTTGCCGGGGAGCGGCGCACCATGGTGTTCTTCGAGGCGCCGCACCGGCTCGAAGCCATGCTGCGTGCGCTGCGCGAGAGGTTCGGGCCGGACCGGCCCATCGCAGTCTGCAGGGAACTGACGAAAACGTACGAGGAAGTCATCCGCGGCACTGTTGGCGAACTGCTCCAGTGGGCCGAGGACACGGAGGTCCGCGGCGAGATCGCCGTGGTGCTCGGCGGGGCTCCTGAGCAGGCGGCCGGCACCCCGGAGGACCATGTGGCTGCCGTCAATGAGCTGGTGTCCCAGGGCATCCGGCTCAAGGAGGCCGTCGCCGCCGTCGCCGAAGACGTCCGGGTCAGCAAGAGGGAGCTCTACTCGGCCGTCCTGGCGGCCCGCTAG
- a CDS encoding phospholipid carrier-dependent glycosyltransferase, translating to MGLVTQTSTRPTGPGKPNAAGSPAEAGATGTAPGGKAARPWISRPDEAFTVEALRARLIGTGMSWRDYPPSLRLWFVLVPVLTAVAGGLLRFIRLEVPHKLVFDETYYVKDAYSYLMSGYERSWPDKANDSFNAGNPDVLLNTPEYVVHPPAGKWMIAAGMWLFGPENPFGWRFAAALTGTLTVLLVSLIALKLFRSLPLAGAAGLLLAVDGHHLVMSRTSLLDIFLTFWILAAFGALLMDRDDGRRRLAARLAHAAATNGGQPPARALLAGPWLGVRWWRVAAGVCLGLAVGTKWSGLFFLAGFGLLTVLWDLNARRVAGIRGWISGGVIRDGIPAFAATVPVAAIVYSATWTGWFLSANAYYRHWAESNPSAEWGWLPDSVRSLVHYHLEAYKFHQGLSSEHPYQASAWSWLVMGRPTSFFYESPPQGTPGCDVEKCTSAILSVGNPLIWWAAAISLVVLLFWWVGRRDWRAGAVLAGVGAGYLPWFMYPERTMFYFYAVSFEPFLVLALVYCLGLVLGRATDPPWRRRSGMYLVVLFLAAALLLSAFFYPIWTGEVIPYVDWKVRMWMPSWI from the coding sequence ATGGGGCTCGTGACGCAGACTTCGACGCGGCCCACGGGGCCCGGGAAACCCAACGCCGCGGGATCCCCGGCCGAAGCCGGGGCAACCGGGACGGCACCCGGCGGTAAGGCCGCCCGCCCCTGGATCAGCCGGCCTGATGAGGCGTTCACGGTGGAGGCACTGCGGGCAAGGCTCATTGGTACCGGCATGTCCTGGCGGGATTATCCGCCGTCGCTCCGGCTGTGGTTCGTCCTGGTCCCGGTCCTGACGGCGGTGGCCGGCGGCCTCCTCCGGTTCATCCGCCTGGAAGTGCCGCACAAGCTGGTGTTCGACGAGACGTACTACGTCAAGGACGCCTACTCCTACCTCATGAGCGGCTATGAGCGCAGTTGGCCGGACAAGGCAAATGATTCCTTTAATGCCGGCAATCCGGACGTCCTGCTGAACACTCCCGAATACGTCGTCCATCCACCGGCGGGCAAGTGGATGATCGCGGCCGGGATGTGGCTGTTCGGGCCGGAGAATCCCTTTGGCTGGCGCTTCGCCGCAGCCCTCACCGGCACCCTCACGGTGCTGCTGGTGTCCTTGATCGCCCTGAAACTGTTCCGCTCGCTTCCGCTCGCGGGTGCCGCGGGGCTGCTCCTCGCCGTCGACGGCCACCACCTGGTGATGTCCAGGACGTCCTTGCTGGACATCTTTCTCACGTTCTGGATCCTTGCCGCGTTCGGAGCCCTGCTGATGGACCGCGACGACGGGCGCCGTCGCCTGGCGGCCCGGCTTGCCCATGCCGCCGCCACGAACGGCGGACAGCCCCCGGCCCGGGCGCTGCTGGCCGGACCGTGGCTGGGCGTGCGCTGGTGGCGGGTGGCCGCGGGGGTCTGCCTGGGCCTGGCCGTGGGCACCAAGTGGTCCGGCCTGTTCTTCCTGGCGGGCTTTGGCCTCCTGACCGTGCTGTGGGACCTCAACGCCCGACGGGTGGCGGGCATCCGCGGCTGGATCAGCGGCGGCGTGATCCGGGACGGAATTCCCGCCTTCGCGGCCACCGTGCCCGTCGCAGCCATTGTCTACTCGGCCACCTGGACCGGCTGGTTCCTTTCGGCCAATGCCTACTACCGTCACTGGGCGGAGAGCAACCCGTCAGCGGAATGGGGCTGGCTGCCCGACTCCGTCCGGTCCCTTGTCCACTACCACCTGGAAGCGTACAAGTTCCACCAGGGCCTGAGCTCCGAGCACCCCTACCAGGCCAGCGCCTGGAGCTGGCTGGTGATGGGACGGCCGACGTCGTTCTTCTATGAATCCCCGCCCCAGGGCACCCCGGGCTGTGACGTGGAAAAGTGCACCTCCGCCATCCTGTCCGTCGGTAACCCGTTGATCTGGTGGGCAGCAGCCATCTCGCTGGTGGTCCTGCTGTTCTGGTGGGTGGGACGCCGGGACTGGCGCGCCGGGGCAGTGCTGGCCGGGGTGGGCGCGGGCTACCTGCCATGGTTCATGTATCCGGAGCGGACCATGTTCTACTTCTACGCGGTGTCCTTTGAGCCGTTCCTGGTCCTGGCCCTGGTGTACTGCCTGGGGCTGGTCCTGGGCCGGGCCACGGATCCGCCGTGGCGCCGTCGCTCCGGCATGTATCTGGTGGTCCTGTTCCTGGCGGCGGCGCTCCTGCTGTCGGCGTTTTTCTACCCGATCTGGACCGGCGAGGTCATCCCGTACGTCGACTGGAAGGTCCGGATGTGGATGCCATCCTGGATCTAG
- a CDS encoding DUF3488 and transglutaminase-like domain-containing protein gives MTMAPARPTGAGHEAQAQHEVPAGRLRAGAYPWAMGGSITVAVCGAALSLNGVLRGWNWYWPVMTTVLVVAFTLAALRSVRAQPLLVTAGGFVALGAVLTLTFFRGSSFLWVVPTGATLPDLDRLIRRASETVLAETAPVAPNAGIVMVVCAVLGLAVILVDALAVPLGMPAASGTGLLALLVVPAMIKPQSVGVWSFVATVAGYLLILACSQWFAPDGRLQGGSARSPGLVRRAVLTGSVALAATLVLPLAIPGFDTGTFPQGSRLNPWGAATGLNPMITLGNSLRTPDGSGRITYATTSPNPLYLRSVTVDNFDGDSWGPDDRTASRVPLDGRIDPGYPVLTDEQVRLVTAIDTGSFTSPYLPAPYAPETVRGLGGQWTWDPATLSIKGTDTTTRRQEYVVTSAVPKLSAALLAQSSGPARGIPDIFTRIPGNVPDIVKTTAQTVAGGAGTPYQKALAIQKYLRSSEFTYSLQSPVQGGYDGNGLSVLADFLQQKSGYCIHYASAMAVMARLDGIPSRIAVGYAPGRLTGATVSVSGQGALPEYEADARDAHAWPELYFQGLGWVPFEPTPSRGVVPDYATEASAPSVADSLGNNDGLIPDTAPVPAPSPSTTAQAVPGAGSSTGDSAQLTPWFLGAAALVGLLLLVAAPHLVRRGIRSRRLRPRRPDLAVPSAWNEIKDLGADYGLPPADSETPRAYSSRFRAELLGEPGGMDQEAHGAVSRFTSAFEHYRYGRPGGTGSQGSGPDPTEGDIAAGVAAVEASLRANATLRRRLTAAWLPPSVTRRLGQLLRMPFIAAGRTIRTALHAAARLRPGAPGHPSAGRRSKAGAADGGRGAGQG, from the coding sequence ATGACCATGGCGCCGGCCCGGCCAACGGGTGCGGGCCACGAGGCACAGGCACAGCATGAAGTGCCTGCGGGACGCCTGCGCGCCGGCGCCTACCCGTGGGCCATGGGGGGATCCATCACCGTGGCCGTCTGCGGCGCTGCCCTGTCCTTGAACGGTGTCCTGCGGGGCTGGAACTGGTACTGGCCGGTGATGACCACCGTGCTGGTGGTGGCATTCACGCTTGCCGCGCTGCGTTCCGTCCGGGCCCAGCCCCTGCTGGTCACCGCAGGCGGATTCGTGGCACTGGGCGCCGTCCTGACGTTGACGTTCTTCCGCGGCTCCAGTTTCCTGTGGGTGGTCCCTACAGGTGCCACGCTCCCGGACCTGGACCGGCTGATCCGGCGGGCCAGCGAGACTGTCCTGGCAGAGACTGCACCCGTGGCGCCCAACGCCGGGATCGTCATGGTGGTCTGTGCCGTGCTTGGCCTGGCGGTCATCCTGGTCGATGCACTCGCGGTTCCGCTCGGGATGCCGGCTGCCTCCGGCACAGGCCTGCTTGCGCTGCTGGTGGTTCCGGCCATGATCAAACCGCAGAGCGTGGGGGTATGGAGTTTCGTTGCCACCGTGGCGGGCTACCTGCTGATCCTCGCCTGCAGCCAATGGTTTGCCCCGGACGGGAGGTTGCAGGGCGGCTCGGCCCGAAGCCCCGGCCTGGTGCGCAGGGCCGTGCTGACGGGCTCCGTGGCGCTGGCAGCCACCCTGGTGCTGCCCCTGGCGATTCCCGGCTTCGACACAGGCACGTTCCCGCAGGGTTCACGGCTGAATCCGTGGGGTGCCGCCACAGGCCTGAATCCGATGATCACCCTGGGCAACAGCCTTCGCACACCGGACGGAAGCGGCAGGATCACCTACGCCACCACGTCACCCAACCCCCTCTACCTGCGATCGGTCACCGTGGACAATTTCGACGGCGATTCGTGGGGACCGGACGACCGCACCGCCTCCAGGGTGCCCCTTGACGGCCGGATCGACCCCGGGTATCCGGTCCTGACCGATGAGCAGGTGCGGCTGGTGACAGCCATCGACACCGGGTCCTTCACCAGTCCCTACCTGCCGGCGCCCTATGCGCCCGAGACCGTCCGCGGACTGGGCGGACAGTGGACCTGGGATCCGGCCACGCTGAGCATCAAGGGCACTGACACCACCACCCGGCGGCAGGAGTACGTGGTGACCTCCGCGGTGCCCAAGCTTTCAGCGGCGCTCCTGGCCCAGTCCTCAGGGCCCGCACGGGGCATCCCCGACATTTTCACCCGCATCCCGGGCAACGTCCCGGACATCGTCAAAACCACGGCACAGACCGTTGCCGGGGGTGCGGGGACGCCGTACCAGAAGGCCCTGGCCATCCAGAAGTACCTGCGCTCGTCCGAGTTCACATATTCACTGCAGTCCCCGGTGCAGGGCGGCTATGACGGTAACGGCCTTTCCGTCCTTGCTGACTTCCTGCAGCAGAAGAGCGGTTACTGCATCCATTACGCATCGGCGATGGCGGTGATGGCCCGCCTGGACGGAATCCCCAGCAGGATCGCCGTGGGCTATGCCCCCGGCAGGCTGACCGGGGCGACGGTCTCTGTGTCCGGCCAAGGCGCCCTCCCGGAGTACGAGGCAGATGCGCGCGACGCCCACGCCTGGCCGGAATTGTACTTCCAGGGCCTGGGCTGGGTACCGTTCGAGCCGACGCCGTCGCGGGGGGTGGTCCCGGACTACGCAACCGAGGCCTCAGCGCCTTCGGTCGCGGATTCCCTGGGCAACAACGACGGCCTCATCCCCGATACGGCCCCGGTTCCCGCCCCATCCCCCAGCACCACTGCCCAGGCCGTCCCCGGCGCCGGCAGCAGCACAGGCGACTCCGCGCAATTGACCCCCTGGTTCCTTGGTGCAGCCGCATTGGTGGGCTTGCTTCTCCTGGTGGCCGCCCCCCACCTGGTTCGGAGGGGTATCAGGTCACGGCGGCTGCGTCCAAGGCGACCGGACCTGGCCGTACCGTCGGCATGGAATGAGATCAAGGATCTTGGCGCCGACTACGGCCTGCCCCCCGCGGACAGCGAGACGCCCAGGGCATATTCATCCCGGTTCCGGGCTGAACTGCTGGGTGAGCCCGGAGGTATGGACCAGGAGGCGCACGGGGCAGTGTCGCGCTTTACCTCGGCGTTCGAACATTACCGGTACGGCCGCCCGGGCGGCACTGGTTCCCAGGGCTCCGGCCCCGACCCGACCGAAGGCGACATTGCAGCCGGGGTTGCGGCCGTGGAAGCGTCCCTTCGGGCAAACGCCACCCTGCGCAGGCGTTTGACGGCGGCATGGCTTCCGCCGTCGGTCACCCGCCGGCTGGGCCAGCTGCTCAGGATGCCGTTCATTGCGGCCGGCAGGACCATCCGCACAGCACTTCACGCTGCAGCGCGCCTACGCCCCGGGGCGCCCGGGCATCCGTCGGCAGGACGGCGTTCCAAGGCGGGGGCGGCCGACGGCGGCCGCGGGGCCGGGCAGGGCTGA
- a CDS encoding NAD-dependent succinate-semialdehyde dehydrogenase, producing MTVTAQPAVSAERETRLLASVPTGLLINGEWRDAASGKTFDVEDPATGKVLLSIADAGPEDGAAALDAAAAAQESWAKVPPRERGEILRRAFDLVTERAEDFSLLMTLEMGKPLAEARGEVTYGAEFLRWFSEEAVRAFGRYSVSPDGKSRLLVTKKPVGPCLLITPWNFPLAMATRKIAPAVAAGCTMVLKSANLTPLTSQLFAAVMQEAGLPAGVLNVIPTSTAGATTGPLIKDSRLRKLSFTGSTEVGRRLLADASETVLRTSMELGGNAPFLVFEDADLDAAVTGAMLAKLRNMGEACTAANRFIVHESVAGEFAEKFAAKMKDMTTARGTEPESKVGPLIDAKSRDKVHELVSDAVASGAKAVLGGAPVEGPGYFYQPTILSGVTEGTRILSEEIFGPVAPIITFSTEDEAVRLANNTEYGLVAYVFTKDLNRGIRMGEKLETGMLGLNAGVISNAAAPFGGVKQSGLGREGGLEGIEEYLYTQYIGIADPYAG from the coding sequence GTGACTGTCACTGCACAGCCGGCCGTTTCCGCCGAGCGCGAAACCCGGCTTTTGGCCTCCGTTCCCACCGGGCTGCTCATCAATGGTGAGTGGCGCGACGCCGCCTCAGGCAAGACGTTCGACGTCGAGGATCCCGCCACCGGGAAGGTGCTGCTGAGCATTGCCGACGCCGGCCCCGAGGATGGTGCGGCAGCCCTCGATGCTGCCGCGGCTGCCCAGGAATCCTGGGCAAAGGTGCCGCCGCGCGAACGCGGGGAGATCCTGCGCCGGGCCTTCGACCTGGTCACCGAACGTGCAGAAGACTTCTCCCTCCTGATGACCCTGGAAATGGGCAAGCCGCTGGCCGAGGCCCGCGGCGAAGTAACCTATGGCGCCGAGTTCCTGCGCTGGTTTTCCGAGGAAGCAGTCCGGGCTTTCGGCCGGTACTCGGTCTCGCCGGACGGCAAGTCCCGCCTCCTGGTCACCAAGAAGCCGGTGGGCCCCTGCCTGCTGATCACCCCGTGGAACTTCCCGCTGGCCATGGCCACCCGCAAGATCGCCCCGGCCGTCGCCGCCGGCTGCACCATGGTATTGAAGTCGGCCAACCTGACGCCCCTGACCTCCCAGCTGTTCGCTGCCGTGATGCAGGAGGCCGGGCTGCCTGCCGGCGTCCTGAACGTCATCCCCACCTCAACGGCCGGTGCCACCACCGGGCCGCTGATCAAGGATTCGCGCCTGCGCAAGCTGTCGTTCACCGGTTCCACCGAGGTGGGACGCCGGCTGCTGGCCGATGCGTCCGAAACCGTGCTGCGGACCTCCATGGAACTGGGCGGCAACGCCCCGTTCCTGGTCTTCGAGGACGCTGACCTGGACGCGGCCGTTACCGGCGCCATGCTGGCCAAGCTGCGGAACATGGGCGAGGCGTGCACCGCAGCCAACCGCTTCATCGTGCACGAGTCCGTAGCCGGGGAGTTCGCGGAGAAGTTCGCCGCGAAGATGAAGGACATGACCACCGCCCGCGGCACCGAGCCCGAGTCCAAGGTGGGGCCGCTGATCGACGCCAAGAGCCGGGACAAAGTCCACGAACTGGTCTCCGACGCCGTCGCCTCCGGCGCGAAGGCCGTCCTGGGCGGCGCACCGGTAGAGGGACCGGGCTACTTCTACCAGCCCACCATCCTCTCCGGCGTCACCGAAGGCACCCGGATCCTCTCCGAGGAAATCTTTGGCCCCGTCGCTCCGATCATCACCTTCTCCACCGAGGACGAAGCCGTCCGCCTGGCCAACAACACCGAATATGGGCTGGTGGCCTACGTCTTCACCAAGGACCTCAACCGCGGCATCCGGATGGGCGAGAAACTCGAAACCGGCATGCTCGGCCTGAACGCCGGCGTCATCTCCAACGCCGCGGCGCCCTTCGGCGGCGTGAAGCAGTCGGGCCTGGGACGCGAAGGCGGCCTCGAAGGCATCGAGGAATACCTATACACCCAGTACATCGGCATCGCCGACCCCTACGCCGGCTAG